One window of the Lonchura striata isolate bLonStr1 chromosome 9, bLonStr1.mat, whole genome shotgun sequence genome contains the following:
- the GPR52 gene encoding G-protein coupled receptor 52: MNQSRWIEWRTLNMSSSVMNISEHLSCPLGFGHYNAVDICILETVVIVLLTFLIIAGNLTVIFVFHCAPLLHHYTTSCFIQTMAYADLFVGVSCLVPTLSLLHYSTGVHESLTCQVFGYIISVLKSVSMACLACISVDRYLAITKPLSYNQLVTPCRLRICISLIWIYSCLIFLPSFFGWGKPGYHGDIFEWCATSWLTNAYFTGFIVCLLYAPAAFVICFTYFHIFKICRQHTKEISDRRARFPNHEGDAAGEAGHSPDRRYATVLFRITSVFYVLWLPYIIYFLLESSRVLENPALSFLTTWLAISNSFCNCVIYSLSNSVFRLGLRRLSETICSSCVCSKDRDVRDPKPRKRANSCSI; encoded by the coding sequence ATGAACCAGTCCCGATGGATTGAATGGAGGACTCTGAATATGAGCAGTAGTGTTATGAACATATCTGAGCACCTCTCCTGCCCTCTTGGATTTGGTCACTACAATGCAGTTGACATCTGTATCCTTGAGACAGTCGTTATTGTCTTGCTAACGTTTTTAATTATTGCGGGTAACTTAACTGTGATATTTGTTTTCCACTGTGCTCCACTCCTGCATCATTACACCACCAGCTGTTTTATTCAGACCATGGCCTATGCTGATCTTTTTGTCGGAGTCAGCTGCTTGGTTCCTACTTTGTCACTGCTCCACTACTCAACAGGTGTCCACGAGTCCTTGACTTGTCAAGTTTTTGGATACATCATCTCTGTGCTCAAAAGCGTATCTATGGCATGTCTTGCTTGCATCAGTGTGGATCGCTATCTCGCTATAACAAAGCCTCTCTCCTATAACCAACTGGTCACACCTTGTCGCTTGAGAATCTGCATCAGTCTGATCTGGATATACTCTTGCCTGAtctttttgccttcttttttcgGTTGGGGAAAACCTGGTTACCATGGAGATATTTTTGAATGGTGTGCTACCTCCTGGCTAACTAATGCCTACTTTACTGGCTTTATTGTGTGCTTACTATACGCTCCTGCTGCCTTTGTCATATGTTTCACCTATTTCCACATCTTTAAAATTTGCCGGCAGCACACCAAAGAGATCAGTGATCGGAGAGCTCGATTTCCCAACCACGaaggggatgctgctggggaggctgggcacagccccgacCGCCGCTATGCCACGGTTCTGTTCCGGATAACCAGCGTGTTCTACGTGCTCTGGCTCCCTTATATCATATACTTTCTGCTGGAAAGCTCTAGGGTGTTGGAAAACCCAGCACTCTCCTTCTTAACTACGTGGCTTGCTATAAGCAATAGTTTCTGCAACTGTGTGATATATAGCCTCTCCAACAGCGTTTTCAGGCTGGGACTACGGAGACTGTCAGAGACAATATGTTCATCTTGTGTGTGTTCAAAAGACAGGGATGTACGGGACCCTAAGCCAAGAAAACGGGCTAATTCCTGCTCCATTTAA